A genomic stretch from Lathyrus oleraceus cultivar Zhongwan6 chromosome 2, CAAS_Psat_ZW6_1.0, whole genome shotgun sequence includes:
- the LOC127123314 gene encoding linamarin synthase 2-like → MDSSPNQTQKPHPVFVPFPAQGHVNPSMQLAKLFRCNGFHITFVNTEFNHKRLIKSLGEEFVKGLPDFQFETIPDGLPESDKDATQDIPTLCDSTRKNCYGPFKELVMKLNTSSPYPVTCIIADGTFGFAGRVARDLGIPELQLWTNYASLLLWFLLCIIVTNYANVNVFEKYI, encoded by the coding sequence ATGGATTCCAGTCCTAATCAAACCCAAAAACCACATCCTGTATTCGTACCATTTCCAGCACAGGGTCATGTGAATCCTTCCATGCAGTTAGCCAAACTCTTCCGTTGCAACGGTTTCCACATAACCTTTGTCAACACCGAGTTCAACCACAAACGTTTGATTAAATCTCTTGGAGAAGAGTTTGTGAAAGGTCTCCCAGATTTTCAATTCGAGACCATACCTGATGGTTTACCAGAATCAGATAAGGATGCAACACAGGATATTCCAACGTTGTGTGATTCAACTAGGAAAAACTGTTATGGTCCATTCAAAGAGCTTGTGATGAAGCTCAACACTTCATCACCATATCCAGTTACATGCATAATTGCTGATGGAACTTTCGGGTTTGCTGGAAGAGTGGCAAGAGATTTAGGGATCCCAGAGTTACAGCTATGGACAAATTATGCCTCTCTACTTTTGTGGTTTCTATTATGCATCATAGTAACAAATTATGCTAATGTAAATGTGTTCGAGAAATATATTTAG